A DNA window from Mariprofundus aestuarium contains the following coding sequences:
- a CDS encoding 6-phosphofructokinase yields the protein MALKGKMVIGQSGGPTAVINQSLVGAVLAARKHADITGILGAHHGIAGIMKEDFIDLTTQSDEELELLAATPAAGLGSVRLKPGKAECERVFEVFKKNDVRYFFYIGGNDSAETAHIIAEMAKEANYDFCTIHIPKTIDNDLRVTDHCPGYASAAKFVALAFMGDDRDNAALAGIKINIVMGRDAGFLTAASALARQDEGDGPHLIYVPERTFDVAKFQADVKAVVAKYGRCVVAVSEGITNAAGEPVMTSGERDSHGNLQLSGTGALGDFLSGKVKEAYAGETVRVRADTFGYLQRSFPAVVSEVDASEARMVGDFGVNHAVATAEPGSVAIRRISSVPYASECFITPLSSVAREATEMKDEYINEAGNDVTQAWLDYVSPLVGEMPKMGKLF from the coding sequence ATGGCTTTGAAAGGTAAGATGGTGATAGGACAGTCCGGAGGTCCGACCGCAGTCATTAATCAGTCGCTGGTAGGCGCGGTGCTGGCAGCAAGGAAACATGCCGATATTACGGGCATTCTTGGCGCACACCACGGTATTGCAGGGATTATGAAAGAGGATTTCATTGATCTGACGACACAGAGTGATGAAGAGCTTGAGTTGCTTGCTGCTACGCCCGCAGCAGGACTGGGCTCTGTACGCCTGAAGCCAGGCAAAGCCGAATGCGAGCGCGTATTTGAAGTGTTCAAAAAGAATGATGTACGTTACTTCTTTTATATTGGGGGAAATGATTCTGCAGAGACGGCCCATATCATCGCCGAGATGGCCAAAGAGGCCAACTACGATTTCTGTACCATCCATATTCCTAAAACCATTGATAACGATCTGCGTGTGACTGATCACTGCCCGGGTTATGCCTCTGCAGCGAAGTTTGTTGCGCTGGCGTTCATGGGCGATGACCGTGACAACGCCGCCCTTGCCGGCATCAAAATTAATATCGTAATGGGTCGTGATGCAGGTTTCCTTACTGCTGCATCTGCATTGGCGCGTCAGGATGAGGGCGATGGCCCGCATCTGATTTATGTGCCGGAGCGTACCTTTGATGTGGCAAAGTTCCAGGCTGATGTGAAAGCTGTTGTGGCCAAATATGGTCGCTGTGTTGTAGCTGTATCCGAAGGCATTACCAATGCTGCCGGTGAGCCAGTTATGACTTCCGGTGAACGTGACAGCCACGGCAACCTTCAACTCTCCGGTACCGGTGCACTCGGTGACTTCCTTTCCGGTAAGGTGAAAGAGGCTTATGCCGGTGAAACAGTACGCGTACGCGCGGATACCTTCGGTTACCTGCAGCGCAGCTTTCCAGCGGTAGTCTCCGAAGTGGATGCCTCCGAGGCACGTATGGTTGGCGATTTCGGTGTTAACCATGCGGTGGCAACCGCTGAACCCGGTTCTGTCGCGATCCGCAGGATCTCCAGTGTACCATATGCCAGTGAATGTTTTATCACGCCGCTCTCAAGTGTGGCACGTGAGGCAACCGAGATGAAGGATGAGTATATCAATGAGGCTGGTAACGACGTCACACAGGCGTGGCTTGATTATGTTTCTCCGCTGGTCGGCGAGATGCCGAAAATGGGTAAGCTTTTCTGA
- the gap gene encoding type I glyceraldehyde-3-phosphate dehydrogenase has translation MTIKIGINGFGRIGRMVFRAIAKDFKDMEVVGINDLLDADYLEYMLKFDSVHGRFDGDVSVDGNNLVVDGKKIRLTAERNPADLKWDEVGADIVIDCTGFFLTTESCQAHIDAGAKKVVQSAPAKDNTPMFVYGVNHDEYAGQNIVSAASCTTNCLAPMAKVINDNFGIVRGLMTTVHAATATQKTVDGPSMKDWRGGRGILENIIPSSTGAAKAVGVVLPELNGKLTGMAFRVPTSDVSVVDLTCELEKSATYEEICAAMKAASEGAMSATLGYTDEKVVSTDFRGCKNSSIFDAGAGIALDGTFVKLVAWYDNEYGYTCNMMNLVRHVA, from the coding sequence ATGACAATTAAAATTGGTATTAATGGTTTCGGCCGTATCGGCCGCATGGTGTTCCGCGCTATTGCAAAGGACTTCAAGGACATGGAAGTTGTAGGTATCAACGACCTTCTTGACGCTGATTACCTCGAATACATGCTGAAGTTTGACTCAGTTCATGGCCGTTTTGACGGTGATGTTTCTGTTGATGGAAACAACCTGGTTGTTGATGGCAAGAAGATCCGCCTGACTGCAGAGCGTAACCCGGCTGACCTGAAGTGGGACGAAGTTGGCGCAGACATCGTAATCGACTGTACCGGCTTCTTCCTGACTACAGAAAGCTGCCAGGCACACATCGACGCTGGCGCCAAGAAGGTTGTTCAGTCTGCTCCAGCCAAGGATAACACCCCTATGTTCGTATATGGTGTTAACCACGATGAGTATGCTGGCCAGAACATCGTTTCTGCTGCTTCATGCACCACTAACTGCCTGGCGCCAATGGCTAAGGTCATCAACGACAACTTCGGTATCGTTCGTGGTCTGATGACTACTGTACATGCTGCAACTGCTACCCAGAAGACTGTTGATGGTCCTTCCATGAAAGACTGGCGCGGTGGCCGTGGTATTCTGGAAAACATCATTCCATCTTCTACCGGCGCTGCTAAAGCGGTAGGCGTGGTTCTTCCTGAGCTCAACGGCAAGCTGACTGGTATGGCGTTCCGCGTACCAACTTCTGACGTATCTGTTGTTGATCTGACCTGTGAGCTTGAGAAATCTGCTACATATGAAGAGATCTGTGCTGCGATGAAGGCAGCTTCTGAAGGCGCAATGAGTGCAACTCTCGGTTACACCGACGAGAAGGTTGTATCCACCGACTTCCGTGGCTGCAAAAACTCATCCATCTTTGATGCTGGCGCTGGTATCGCACTTGACGGCACCTTCGTTAAACTCGTTGCATGGTATGACAACGAATATGGTTACACCTGCAACATGATGAACCTGGTTCGTCACGTAGCATAA
- a CDS encoding methyltransferase family protein, whose translation MDKFNLKIPPIPLALICGLMIWSLAELLGTHSMGIEIRRAVAVLLLTVAAAIDLTALITFFRSKTTVDPRYPHKTSKMVTSGIYRFSRNPMYLGLAIMLASLSLWLGARFGLFVVVLFILYMNRFQIEPEEQALENQFGKSYLEYKSSVRRWI comes from the coding sequence ATGGACAAGTTCAATCTTAAGATCCCTCCGATTCCCCTCGCTCTCATCTGCGGGTTGATGATCTGGTCACTGGCTGAGCTACTCGGCACGCACTCGATGGGAATCGAGATTCGACGTGCTGTAGCTGTCCTCTTGTTGACCGTAGCTGCGGCGATAGACCTCACCGCGCTGATTACCTTCTTCAGGTCGAAAACCACTGTCGATCCCCGCTATCCGCACAAAACATCGAAAATGGTGACCAGCGGTATCTACCGTTTCAGCAGGAACCCGATGTATCTCGGGCTTGCCATCATGCTGGCATCACTGAGCCTCTGGCTGGGCGCCCGATTCGGTCTCTTCGTTGTTGTACTGTTCATCCTCTATATGAACCGTTTCCAGATCGAACCGGAAGAGCAGGCGTTGGAAAATCAGTTCGGCAAATCCTATCTGGAGTACAAGTCCAGCGTCCGCCGTTGGATTTAG
- the tkt gene encoding transketolase, protein MSNSSRRHLANAVRALAMDSVQKANSGHPGAPMGMADIAEVLWNDYMKHNPTNPKWADRDRFILSNGHGSMLIYSLLHLTGYDLGMEDLKQFRQLHSRTPGHPEYGYAPGVETTTGPLGQGITNGVGMALAEKTLAAQFNKPGHEIVDHNTYVFLGDGCLMEGISHEACSLAGTLGLGKLIAFWDDNGISIDGHVEGWFTDDTPGRFESYGWQVIRGVDGHDAEEIKQAIETAKAETGKPTMICCKTVIGFGSPNMAGTHDCHGAALGDEEIALVRKELGWDHAPFEIPADVYAGWDNKDAGAAAESDWDARFAAYAAEFPAEAAEFTRRINSELAADWDAAADAFIAEVAAKGETIASRKASQNAIEGLAKITPEFLGGSADLAGSNLTLWSGAKPVINDAAGNYVNYGVREFGMAAMINGISLHGGFVPYGATFLMFSEYARNALRMAALMKVRHIEVFTHDSIGLGEDGPTHQPVEQTATLRMIPNMDVWRPCDAVESTVAWKVAIKNTTGPSSLIFSRQNLPHQDRTAEQIKLIERGGYILKDCAGTPDVIIIATGSEVSLAMEAAAASDKNVRVVSMPSTNAFDAQDADYRESVLPSSVTARVAVEAGVTGFWAKYVGLNGKVIGIDTFGESAPAGELFKMFGITTEAVVAAVNEVA, encoded by the coding sequence ATGAGTAATAGCAGCCGTAGACACCTGGCCAATGCCGTTCGCGCACTTGCGATGGATAGCGTCCAGAAAGCAAATTCCGGACACCCGGGCGCTCCAATGGGCATGGCAGATATCGCCGAAGTCCTGTGGAACGACTACATGAAGCACAATCCGACGAACCCTAAATGGGCCGATCGTGACCGCTTCATTCTTTCAAATGGTCACGGCTCTATGCTGATCTACTCTCTCCTGCACCTGACCGGCTACGATCTGGGCATGGAAGATCTTAAGCAGTTCCGCCAGCTGCACTCCCGCACACCGGGTCACCCGGAGTATGGTTATGCTCCAGGCGTTGAGACCACTACTGGGCCACTCGGTCAGGGCATTACCAATGGTGTCGGCATGGCTTTGGCTGAAAAGACACTGGCAGCTCAGTTCAACAAGCCAGGTCACGAAATCGTTGACCACAACACCTACGTATTCCTCGGCGATGGCTGCCTGATGGAAGGTATCTCTCATGAAGCATGCTCACTGGCTGGCACACTCGGTCTGGGCAAGCTGATTGCATTCTGGGATGACAATGGCATCTCAATTGATGGCCACGTTGAAGGCTGGTTCACTGATGATACGCCAGGCCGCTTTGAATCTTATGGCTGGCAGGTTATTCGTGGTGTTGATGGCCATGATGCTGAAGAGATCAAACAGGCTATTGAGACTGCAAAAGCTGAAACCGGCAAGCCTACTATGATCTGCTGCAAAACAGTTATCGGCTTCGGTTCTCCAAACATGGCTGGCACTCATGACTGCCACGGCGCAGCCCTTGGTGATGAAGAGATCGCACTGGTTCGTAAAGAGCTGGGTTGGGATCACGCACCATTTGAAATCCCTGCAGATGTATATGCTGGCTGGGACAACAAAGATGCTGGCGCTGCTGCAGAATCTGACTGGGATGCACGTTTCGCTGCATACGCAGCTGAATTCCCTGCTGAGGCAGCAGAGTTCACACGTCGCATTAACAGCGAACTGGCTGCTGATTGGGACGCTGCCGCTGATGCATTCATTGCTGAAGTTGCTGCAAAGGGTGAAACCATTGCATCACGTAAGGCTTCTCAGAACGCCATCGAAGGTCTGGCTAAGATCACCCCTGAATTCCTGGGTGGCTCCGCCGACCTCGCAGGTTCAAACCTGACACTGTGGTCTGGTGCTAAACCAGTCATCAACGACGCTGCCGGCAACTACGTGAACTACGGTGTACGTGAGTTCGGCATGGCTGCGATGATCAATGGCATCTCCCTGCACGGCGGCTTCGTACCTTATGGTGCAACCTTCCTGATGTTCTCTGAGTATGCACGCAACGCACTGCGTATGGCTGCACTGATGAAAGTGCGTCATATCGAAGTATTCACCCATGACTCTATCGGTCTTGGCGAAGATGGCCCTACCCATCAGCCAGTTGAACAGACAGCAACACTGCGCATGATTCCGAACATGGATGTTTGGCGCCCTTGTGACGCTGTTGAATCGACTGTTGCCTGGAAAGTTGCGATCAAGAACACAACTGGCCCAAGCTCTCTGATCTTCTCACGTCAGAACCTGCCACATCAGGATCGTACCGCTGAGCAGATCAAACTGATCGAACGCGGTGGCTACATCCTGAAAGATTGTGCAGGCACTCCTGATGTAATCATCATTGCAACCGGTTCTGAAGTCTCTCTGGCTATGGAAGCAGCAGCTGCATCAGATAAGAACGTTCGCGTTGTATCCATGCCATCGACTAACGCATTCGATGCGCAGGATGCTGATTACAGAGAGTCTGTACTGCCATCATCTGTGACTGCACGTGTTGCAGTTGAAGCTGGCGTCACAGGTTTCTGGGCGAAGTATGTTGGCCTGAACGGCAAGGTGATCGGTATCGACACCTTTGGCGAGTCAGCTCCAGCAGGCGAACTGTTCAAAATGTTTGGCATTACCACTGAGGCGGTAGTCGCAGCGGTCAACGAAGTAGCATAA
- a CDS encoding phosphoglycerate kinase codes for MSVIKMTDLDLAGKRVLIREDLNVPIKDGKVTSDARIRASMPTITHAANAGAKVMLMSHVGRPTEGEFSEENSLQPVADHLSSLLGKPVRLIRDYLDGGFDVADGEVVLLENVRFNAGEGKNNEELSKKYAALCDIYVMDAFGTAHRAQASTHGAGVYAPVACAGPLLAGELEALGKALDNPARPMVAIVGGSKVSTKLTVLESLATKVDQLVVGGGIANTFIAAAGYPVGKSLYEPDLIDTCKRLTADAVANGGSIPVPTDIVCAKEFSPTAAATLKAADECLDDDMIFDIGPDSAAALADIIMNAGTIVWNGPVGVFEFDQFGEGTKAISLAIAESKAFSIAGGGDTLAAVDKYNIADKVSYISTGGGAFLEFLEGKELPAVTMLQERAA; via the coding sequence ATGTCCGTAATCAAAATGACCGACCTCGATCTGGCTGGAAAACGCGTCCTCATCCGCGAAGACCTGAATGTGCCTATTAAAGATGGCAAGGTAACCTCTGATGCCCGTATTCGTGCGTCCATGCCAACTATCACCCATGCTGCAAATGCTGGCGCCAAGGTAATGCTGATGTCTCATGTAGGGCGTCCAACCGAAGGTGAGTTCAGTGAAGAGAACTCACTGCAGCCAGTTGCTGACCACCTCTCCTCCCTGCTGGGTAAACCAGTACGTTTAATCCGTGATTACCTTGATGGTGGCTTTGATGTAGCCGATGGCGAAGTTGTGTTGCTGGAAAACGTGCGTTTTAACGCAGGCGAAGGCAAGAACAATGAAGAGCTTTCCAAAAAGTATGCAGCTCTGTGCGACATCTATGTGATGGATGCCTTCGGTACTGCGCACCGTGCTCAGGCCTCAACCCACGGTGCCGGCGTTTACGCTCCTGTTGCCTGTGCTGGACCACTGCTGGCTGGTGAGTTGGAAGCACTCGGTAAAGCCCTGGATAATCCTGCACGCCCAATGGTTGCCATCGTTGGTGGTTCCAAGGTTTCCACCAAGCTGACCGTACTTGAATCACTGGCCACAAAAGTGGATCAGCTGGTTGTAGGTGGCGGCATCGCCAATACCTTCATTGCTGCTGCAGGCTACCCTGTAGGCAAGTCCCTTTATGAACCCGATCTGATTGATACCTGCAAGCGTCTCACTGCCGATGCAGTTGCCAATGGTGGCAGTATTCCTGTACCAACGGATATCGTTTGTGCCAAAGAGTTCTCCCCTACTGCTGCTGCAACGCTGAAAGCAGCTGATGAGTGCCTTGATGACGATATGATTTTTGATATCGGTCCAGATTCCGCAGCAGCACTTGCTGATATCATCATGAATGCCGGCACCATCGTATGGAATGGCCCGGTTGGCGTATTTGAATTCGACCAGTTCGGCGAGGGCACCAAAGCGATCTCGCTTGCCATTGCTGAGTCTAAAGCATTCTCGATCGCTGGTGGCGGCGACACGCTGGCTGCAGTTGATAAATACAACATTGCAGACAAAGTTTCTTATATCTCTACCGGTGGTGGTGCTTTCCTTGAGTTCCTTGAAGGCAAAGAGCTGCCTGCCGTTACAATGCTTCAGGAGCGTGCAGCTTAA
- a CDS encoding DUF6629 family protein: protein MCFSATASFIVGGSLISVGALTLKLAKEKRELGFALIPLLFGIQQIIEGTLWLSFHYDMPQLKTVMTYLFTMFSHVLWPIYVPFAVGLLETERWRLKAMWIFRLIGVSVSIHLLLLITLQPLTAVADHHIIYISPSLYEWPMMLLYIAATCLVSLFSSHRLIRVFGALAIVLFVIAYLFYTAAFFSVWCFFAAILSLIVYLFFKGRGSKQVT from the coding sequence ATGTGTTTTTCAGCGACAGCCAGTTTCATCGTTGGTGGATCATTGATCTCGGTTGGCGCATTGACGCTGAAGCTGGCGAAAGAGAAGCGTGAGCTGGGCTTTGCCTTGATTCCTCTGCTGTTTGGTATTCAGCAAATCATCGAAGGGACTCTCTGGCTCTCGTTCCATTATGATATGCCGCAACTCAAAACAGTGATGACCTATCTGTTTACGATGTTTTCACATGTGCTGTGGCCTATCTATGTGCCATTTGCGGTAGGGTTGTTGGAAACGGAAAGATGGCGGTTGAAGGCGATGTGGATATTCCGCCTTATCGGTGTTTCGGTAAGTATTCATTTGCTACTGCTGATTACCCTGCAGCCGCTAACGGCAGTGGCAGATCACCATATTATTTATATCTCACCCAGCCTTTACGAATGGCCGATGATGCTGCTCTATATTGCAGCCACATGTCTGGTCTCACTCTTCTCCAGCCACAGGTTGATCCGGGTTTTCGGTGCCCTGGCGATAGTGCTGTTTGTTATTGCTTACCTGTTCTACACAGCCGCATTCTTCTCGGTATGGTGTTTCTTTGCGGCTATCCTCAGTTTGATTGTCTACCTTTTCTTCAAGGGCAGGGGAAGCAAGCAGGTCACTTGA
- the glpX gene encoding class II fructose-bisphosphatase, whose translation MGSVCDLKIDLVEVCEAAARACAPFVGSGQKDEGDGLAVDAMRERINQVKMKGVVVIGEGAKDEAPALYDDEPVGTGEGIGVDIAVDPIEGTNLFAKDMPGSIVTLAAAPAGSMYRPGACFYMDKQVYPKAARGKIDPEAPVADRLHALAKALGKDIKEIRVFILDKPRHKEMIQEVYACGAKVRLATDGDVNGAIQAVLNMGSDALFGIGGTPEGIVTACAARAMGAEMFGRMAPQKDFEIKLCEEEGIDTKRIITRDELVTSDDCMFVATGLTSGAYCHHVKVGSDADGRYMTTDTVVLSGSVGNIRRVQTTLHV comes from the coding sequence ATGGGAAGCGTTTGCGATCTTAAGATTGATTTGGTGGAAGTGTGTGAGGCAGCAGCCCGCGCTTGTGCCCCGTTTGTAGGTTCCGGTCAGAAGGATGAGGGCGACGGCCTGGCAGTTGATGCCATGCGCGAACGCATCAATCAGGTAAAAATGAAAGGTGTTGTTGTCATTGGCGAAGGCGCCAAAGATGAAGCCCCTGCCCTGTATGACGACGAGCCTGTTGGCACAGGCGAAGGCATTGGCGTTGATATCGCCGTTGACCCGATTGAAGGCACCAACCTGTTTGCTAAAGACATGCCTGGTTCCATTGTAACACTGGCCGCAGCACCTGCAGGCTCCATGTATCGCCCGGGCGCTTGTTTCTACATGGACAAGCAGGTCTATCCTAAAGCCGCACGCGGCAAAATTGATCCGGAAGCACCGGTTGCAGACCGCTTGCATGCACTTGCCAAAGCACTCGGCAAAGACATTAAAGAGATTCGTGTATTCATTCTCGATAAACCTCGCCACAAAGAGATGATTCAGGAAGTTTACGCTTGTGGCGCCAAGGTTCGCCTGGCTACTGATGGCGATGTAAACGGCGCAATTCAGGCTGTACTAAATATGGGTTCCGATGCCCTGTTCGGCATTGGCGGAACACCGGAAGGCATCGTAACAGCCTGTGCTGCACGTGCGATGGGCGCGGAAATGTTTGGTCGAATGGCACCTCAGAAGGATTTTGAGATTAAGCTGTGTGAAGAAGAAGGAATTGACACCAAACGCATCATCACCCGTGACGAACTCGTCACCTCTGATGACTGCATGTTTGTTGCTACTGGTTTGACCAGTGGTGCATATTGTCATCACGTTAAGGTTGGCTCTGATGCCGATGGTCGCTACATGACCACCGACACCGTTGTGCTCTCCGGATCTGTTGGCAATATTCGCCGCGTTCAGACCACACTGCACGTTTAA
- a CDS encoding inositol monophosphatase family protein produces MKIMTLESRLQQISRILIRAGHEIIIPAYESAVLTMQKADGSIVTKTDLACQHYIENELAKIDGDIVFLGEEMSLDEQLDCLKQKSGTFWCLDPLDGTTNFATSFPGFAISLALIREGKVELACTHDPVRGETFTASAGGGAFLNGSKIHCSKEDQLSNSVGFIDFKRLNRDTASRFATEKIFRSQRNVGSCALEWAWLAAGRGQFIIHGGEKLWDYAAGSLLVAEAGGCVGDFSGNPLFPAASLSSPILSTCTHAVQNELKQQLAF; encoded by the coding sequence ATGAAGATCATGACGTTAGAGTCCAGACTGCAGCAGATATCCAGAATCCTGATCAGAGCTGGTCATGAGATCATCATACCCGCATACGAATCGGCAGTATTAACCATGCAGAAAGCAGACGGTTCTATCGTTACCAAGACCGATCTGGCCTGCCAGCACTATATTGAGAATGAACTGGCAAAGATTGATGGTGATATCGTCTTTCTTGGCGAAGAGATGAGTCTGGATGAGCAACTGGATTGCCTGAAGCAAAAGAGCGGTACTTTCTGGTGCCTTGATCCTCTCGACGGCACCACCAACTTTGCGACATCGTTCCCGGGCTTCGCCATTTCACTGGCCCTGATTAGAGAAGGCAAAGTAGAGCTGGCCTGTACGCACGATCCTGTTCGCGGAGAGACATTTACCGCAAGCGCTGGTGGTGGCGCATTCCTCAACGGCAGCAAGATTCACTGTTCAAAGGAGGACCAACTCTCCAACAGCGTCGGTTTTATTGATTTTAAACGACTGAACAGGGATACCGCATCCCGCTTTGCCACTGAAAAAATATTTCGCAGCCAGCGCAATGTCGGTAGCTGCGCACTGGAGTGGGCATGGCTGGCAGCTGGCCGTGGTCAGTTCATCATCCACGGTGGCGAGAAGTTATGGGACTATGCCGCCGGCAGCTTGCTGGTCGCTGAAGCAGGTGGCTGCGTTGGTGATTTTTCCGGCAACCCTCTCTTTCCAGCCGCATCACTCTCATCGCCCATTCTCTCCACGTGCACACACGCTGTTCAGAATGAACTAAAACAACAACTGGCATTCTGA
- a CDS encoding GAF and HD-GYP domain-containing protein gives MPRLLEMILVGAKLITRADGGTLYTVNDDKKLSFEIVRTTSLGIAMGGTSNRRVQFKAISLYHRDGRPNNERVVAYSALNNATVNLPDVYDDQGTEFDFTGPRMFDQRMNYRTRSMLSVPMINHDGKTIGVIQLINKQDKQNSAVMEFDNNDVHLVKSLASQAAIALTNKRLVDDLKELFDSFIKTIATGIDEKSPYTGGHCRRVPELTLALAEAASRDNNRMKAFTLTNQKRYTLEVASWLHDCGKLSTPVHVVDKATKLETIHDRIHLIDTRFEVLKRDAEITKLTKLLESGSDNPEAEAIEKCYTEEIQALNEERDFIRHCNAGVESMAHELKDRVKKIATRTWRNCEGQVAPFFSEDELNNLLIHYGTLNAEERKIVNDHIVVTNKMLESMKFPENMKEVPEYAGGHHERMDGTGYPQGLTREQMSVPARVMAIADVFEALTAEDRPYKDGKKLSEALSILGRMKLQNHIDPDLFDIFIHEKVYLPYAREYMDPKLIDIEEPFEIPGYPFKMP, from the coding sequence ATGCCTCGTCTTCTGGAGATGATCCTCGTCGGGGCAAAGCTTATTACCCGCGCCGATGGCGGCACGCTCTACACAGTCAATGATGACAAAAAGCTCTCCTTTGAAATCGTACGCACAACCTCGCTTGGCATCGCAATGGGGGGCACCAGTAATCGCCGGGTTCAATTCAAGGCGATCTCCCTCTATCACCGCGACGGCAGGCCCAACAACGAACGTGTCGTAGCCTACTCGGCCCTGAACAACGCAACAGTTAACCTGCCTGACGTTTATGACGATCAAGGCACAGAGTTCGATTTTACCGGCCCTCGCATGTTCGACCAGCGCATGAACTACCGCACACGCTCAATGCTCTCGGTACCTATGATTAACCATGATGGCAAAACGATCGGCGTGATTCAGTTGATTAACAAACAGGACAAACAGAATAGCGCTGTGATGGAGTTCGATAATAATGACGTACACCTGGTCAAATCGCTGGCCAGCCAGGCAGCCATCGCACTGACCAACAAACGGTTGGTCGATGATCTCAAAGAACTGTTTGACTCCTTTATTAAAACCATCGCAACAGGTATCGATGAAAAATCGCCCTATACCGGCGGTCACTGCAGGCGTGTGCCCGAACTGACCCTTGCACTGGCCGAAGCTGCCAGCCGGGATAACAACCGCATGAAGGCTTTCACATTAACCAACCAGAAGCGCTACACCCTCGAAGTTGCCTCATGGCTGCACGACTGTGGCAAGCTTTCGACGCCCGTACACGTAGTCGACAAGGCAACCAAGCTGGAGACAATCCATGATCGCATCCACCTCATCGACACCCGCTTTGAGGTACTTAAGCGCGATGCCGAAATCACCAAGCTGACAAAGCTGCTGGAGTCCGGCTCAGACAACCCGGAGGCTGAAGCGATCGAGAAGTGCTACACAGAAGAGATCCAAGCCCTGAATGAAGAACGTGATTTCATCCGCCACTGCAATGCGGGAGTAGAATCCATGGCGCATGAACTAAAGGATCGGGTGAAAAAAATTGCCACGCGCACCTGGCGCAATTGCGAAGGTCAGGTCGCCCCCTTCTTCTCCGAGGATGAGCTAAACAACCTTCTGATTCACTACGGCACCCTCAATGCCGAAGAACGAAAGATCGTCAACGACCACATCGTGGTCACTAATAAGATGCTGGAATCGATGAAGTTCCCGGAGAACATGAAAGAGGTCCCTGAATATGCCGGTGGTCATCACGAACGCATGGACGGCACAGGTTATCCACAGGGCCTAACGCGCGAGCAGATGAGTGTGCCAGCCAGAGTAATGGCCATTGCCGATGTTTTCGAGGCCTTAACTGCAGAAGATCGCCCCTACAAAGATGGCAAGAAGCTCTCCGAGGCACTATCCATCCTCGGCAGGATGAAGCTGCAGAACCATATCGATCCCGACCTTTTCGATATCTTTATCCACGAGAAGGTCTATCTCCCCTACGCCCGTGAGTACATGGATCCGAAGCTGATAGATATCGAAGAGCCTTTTGAGATTCCCGGCTATCCGTTCAAAATGCCATAA